The genomic region TATGATGATTACCAGCAGATATTCGATGCTGCTTCGATGGCATGGAACAAAATCTCATCAAATCAATTCCAAACAATCTGCAATGCCACGTGGTTAAAGCACGAAAATTAAATGGAAAGCGTATTAGCTAAAAATTATATTTGTATTATAATATCTTCGTGAAGCTTCTTTTCTTTGTGGTGGCAGTAGGGTAATCATGGAATTCGATGCATTATCAAAAAAAGTAATTGGTTGTGCTCTTGAGGTGCATAAAAAATTGGGACCTGGATTACTCGAATCTGCTTATGAAAAATGTTTATCCTATGAACTTTTATGTGCCAATATAAAACACAATATCCAACAAGAATTGCCTATACAATACAAAAAAGTAAAACTGGATTGTGCATATCGGATTGATATGGTTGTTGAAAACGAAATTATTGTTGAACTTAAAAGTGTTGATAAGATTCTGCCAATTCACGAGGCACAACTGCTTACTTATATGAAGCTTTCAGGCATTAAAATCGGACTTCTTATGAATTTTAATGCTTGTCGATTAAAAGATGGTTTAAAAAGATTTGTCCTATAATGTCGCTCACCACGAAGAAAAAATTATAAAATACTGCCGAACTTAATGTAGGCAATAATTATCTGGTTTGTTAAAGTGTTATAATATCATTGTTTTTTTAAAAATATCAAATATAATCCTTCGTGGTTCTTCCATTCTTCGTGGTGCAATTTTTTTTTATTTTTCTCTTGCAATCCGCCTTGGGATTTGCTATAATACGCTGAGTTAATTGGGGCAGAGAGAAGTTATTGCTTACAGGGACAGAAGAAACTCACTTGGATCATTGCAGTTAGATTGTTTGTTCTTTGTGTCTTAGTGCCTTTGTGGCACAGCAGTAGCTTTTTGACAATTTCATCTTTTAATTAATCACGAACTTTTAATCGCTGATTCCGCAGAAACTAAAAGGAGTTGGATTCCCTCTCCCTCGGGGATAAATTTTGCAGGAATAGCATTGTCAGTGTGAGTCAGTGTTTTAGTCCGTGTCGATCAGTGTAGTGCAGTAGCTCTTTCAAAAAAAAATTCATCACGTATATTAGCCACAGAGTGCACAGAGACCACAGAGATATTATATAAAAATTTATCTTCGCGTTCTTCGTCCCTTCGTGGTGAATCGTCTCGGCTTTAAAACGCGTAAATCGTTTAATGTAAATTGTGCCAATGTAATGTATGGCAAAAAGTATTTTTATTTAACCCCCATTTTTTAGGAGACCGAACAATGTTGAAGAAAATGTTAGTTTTATTGGCAATTCTGGCTTTGGCGAATCTGGCATCTGCTGCGATATCACTGCAGACAAGCGCAAGCGGCACAGACTTTTCAGACCCAGGCGCCGCTATTGACCTTATGCCGAGCGATACTATCTGGATTGGTATCTATCAGGACATTCAACTGAATGCCAACACTATGATTTTTATAACAGCTCCTGCCCCTGGTAGCTGGACAGGTCAAAGTGTAGTTTTTACTCCTCCGGCTTTGTCAGGCGTACCAGGCTGGACGTATTACGGTGTTATTGAAGGTATGGATGCTTGGAATGGTGATTTCGGACTGCCAGGCACTGAACAGGGCGGACCGGGCTTATTTGGCGCTGTACAGTTCCATTGTGATGCACCAGGCGATGTATTTATTACTCTAACAGACGAAAACCTCAATCAAATGGACACTCTTGTTATCCACCAGATACCAGAGCCGGCGACAATGGTTCTGTTGGGCTTAGGCGGTCTTTTCTTCAGGAAGAAAAAATAGAACCGACTATAATTTCAAAATCGAAAAAGGCAGGTTTTAAACCTGCCTTTTTTTTGTTTTGTAAATTTAATGGTATTATGTAAAATAAAGCCATTATTTGGAGCTGAAGACAATGGGACATAAAGTTTTTTATCTGGTTTTTTGTTTAATGGTTTTAGGCGGCTGCGGCGAAGAACAGAAAAAACCTGCGGCGAAAAAGGTGAATGAAACGGCTGCGGCTTTTCTCGCCGGTACCTGGCAGGGCGATATGGAAGATTGGCTAATTGTTATAGATGCCAACGGCCATGTAACAAGGGCAAGGGTGCCCATCGGCAGAGTAGAAATGACGCCTGATAAAATTACGAAAGTCCCAATGAAACAAGGCGGTCAGGGCGTTTATAAGCCGGGACAATGGTTTGTCCAATATGACCCCAACACTAAGGAGATGATGGTAGAAATTAATATAAAGCATTTTAAGGCACGGATGGGCAAAAATACGGTTGAAGGCAGAAGCAGGGATGTTTTTGTCGGGCCTGTCGAGCCGAATGGAATGTTGTGGACGGCAGACTGGGTCTCGGAACCGCATTATCTTGCAAGTACGGATAAGCAAAAAAAAATAGCTTTAGCCGTAGATCCGAACGAATATTATAAAGGGCAGGTAATATTTAAAAAAGTAAGGAAATAGGGCGTTATCGCCATTTGGCGTTCCAATTTTGAAAATAAAGCCGGGAATGCTCTTGACAAAAAGCAGGAGCTTTGGGTAAAATAGGGCGTGAAAATTGGTTATTCCCCGATGGTATTGTAGCTTTGAGGGATTAATGTCTTAAATAAGCGAAAGTCGAGGAATTGCCGGCCATTTTTTAGGAGGAAGAGAAATGAAGAAGAGATTATTCATAACAATTCTGGTTCTCTGTGTTGCCCCGCTTTGTAAGGCACCGATAGATTGGTCAATTTTTTATAACAGCAATGAAGACCTAATCACAATTTCCGTTGTGGACCCTCTCCAGGAGGATATTTATCTTGCTTTGGCGGTTGACGATGGCGGCATCTTAAGCGACTTTGCTGCCGGAACAAACGCTCCGTCTGAGTCGCAATTTTATGATACGTTAGCAAATGACGGATGGTCAGTACTGGGTCAGGGAGAAATATGGGTTATGGCAGAGGCTGTTATACCATACACATACTACGATGGCGATTGGCTGACGGCCGCTTTTAGTTTTGCTCCCGGCAAAAATTTTGCGACACTTTCCCTTTATCGTATATATTCTTCTGAGAATCCTGGCCCGGTCCTGCTGGATTCACTTGCTATTCCTGAACCAATTACTGTGTCTTTGTTGGCATTTGGCGGCCTGTTTCTTTACCGCCGCAAATAGTAAAATTATCTGAAACACAGAAAAACCGGCTTAAGACCGATTTTTTTAATAATCATAATACCTGACATTTTCAGAGTCAGTATCGGGATAATCAATTTTGATTGTCTTGGTTAATGGTTTGTATATCCAGCCGAAAGAACCTGTAGCTGAAGCGGAAAGTGTGGCGGTAGAGGCTATTACTTTTATGGTGTTTTTGCCATTAAATGGATTTTTGGGTATTGCCAATAAATAAGGTCCCAGATTATTACTTGCACTGCATAATTGTTGCGTAAAAGTAGTCGAAAGCGGAGTTTTTGACATATCTCCATTTAGGAACCCCGGAGGGGTACCGCCGTGCTGAGCGGCGTAGCGTTCGA from Phycisphaerae bacterium harbors:
- a CDS encoding GxxExxY protein, translating into MEFDALSKKVIGCALEVHKKLGPGLLESAYEKCLSYELLCANIKHNIQQELPIQYKKVKLDCAYRIDMVVENEIIVELKSVDKILPIHEAQLLTYMKLSGIKIGLLMNFNACRLKDGLKRFVL
- a CDS encoding PEP-CTERM sorting domain-containing protein is translated as MLKKMLVLLAILALANLASAAISLQTSASGTDFSDPGAAIDLMPSDTIWIGIYQDIQLNANTMIFITAPAPGSWTGQSVVFTPPALSGVPGWTYYGVIEGMDAWNGDFGLPGTEQGGPGLFGAVQFHCDAPGDVFITLTDENLNQMDTLVIHQIPEPATMVLLGLGGLFFRKKK
- a CDS encoding type II secretion system protein, with the protein product MDFKHRHAVGAFTLVEILIVVAIVGILAAIAIPLLADQSQKAKETAAKQNLKILRDAIERYAAQHGGTPPGFLNGDMSKTPLSTTFTQQLCSASNNLGPYLLAIPKNPFNGKNTIKVIASTATLSASATGSFGWIYKPLTKTIKIDYPDTDSENVRYYDY